From Coraliomargarita sinensis:
CCGAGCTCATTTTCCATCGAGAGAATGAGGCGGGCATAAAATGTGCCCTGTTGGACATCGCTGATGACAACGCGCTCCACCTCAGCGCCGAGGCCGTCGAGCATTGTCAGCATGAGGTCGTGGGTCAGCGGGCGTTCGGTTTGTTCGCCGCTCACCGCCCTCTGGATGGCTTCACCGATGCCCTGGTCGACATAAATGACATAGATCTTATCATCGTTGCCGAGGAAGACGGCAC
This genomic window contains:
- a CDS encoding bifunctional nuclease family protein; this encodes MDNQVATVIVKGVMPTSSGCAVFLGNDDKIYVIYVDQGIGEAIQRAVSGEQTERPLTHDLMLTMLDGLGAEVERVVISDVQQGTFYARLILSMENELGHKIVEIDARPSDSIVLALASGKPIYTAKSVLDSVDDMSEILAKILQQDS